One genomic region from Phragmites australis chromosome 1, lpPhrAust1.1, whole genome shotgun sequence encodes:
- the LOC133924757 gene encoding uncharacterized acetyltransferase At3g50280-like codes for MAQMISAMAMVDAAPAASAIMPKLQAACLDEPASGITVVSRQHVRPDGASAIGDLTLSVSDLPMLSCHYIQKGLFFPAPDLPMSSLISLLVSSLSRALAVVPALAGRLVTLPDDRIVIRCNDAGVKFHHAVAPGLSLDDFLVPDADVPTKLTKDLFPMERTVSYDGHRRPLTSFQVTVLGDGAVFIGIVANHAVVDGTSFWHFFNTWATICRGASPKLPDFRRNFFGESTAVLRFPGGVGPAVTFDVDAPLRERVFHFSADAIRELKAMANRRPSGGHDPEVYGKMAHDPKNPEARSEISSFQSLCAQIWLAVTRARKRLAADATTTFRMAVNCRHRLRPAISSVYFGNAIQSAPTTATVSELVRNDLRWAASKLNATLAAYGDGTIRRAAAAWQAAPRCFPLGNPDGAVITMGSSNRFPMYEGNDFGWGRPLAVRSGRANKFDGKMSAFPGRAGDGSVEIEVCLPPDTMAALLRDGEFMQYASCPSHLL; via the coding sequence ATGGCTCAGATGATCTCCGCCATGGCCATGGTGGACGCCGCCCCGGCCGCGTCCGCCATTATGCCCAAGCTGCAGGCAGCCTGCTTGGACGAGCCGGCCTCGGGCATAACCGTCGTGTCGAGGCAGCACGTGCGCCCGGACGGCGCGTCGGCGATCGGCGATCTCACGCTGTCCGTCTCCGATCTGCCCATGCTATCGTGCCACTACATCCAGAAGGGCCTCTTCTTCCCTGCCCCCGACCTGCCCATGTCCTCGCTCATCTCGCTGCTCGTGTCGTCGCTGTCTCGGGCGCTCGCCGTTGTACCGGCCCTCGCTGGTCGCCTTGTCACACTGCCCGACGATCGCATCGTCATCCGCTGCAACGACGCGGGCGTCAAGTTCCACCACGCCGTGGCACCCGGCCTGTCACTCGACGACTTCCTCGTGCCTGACGCCGATGTGCCGACCAAGCTGACAAAGGACTTGTTCCCCATGGAGCGCACCGTGAGCTACGATGGACACCGTCGCCCGCTCACGTCGTTCCAGGTCACCGTGCTCGGTGACGGCGCCGTCTTCATCGGCATCGTCGCCAACCACGCCGTCGTGGACGGTACCTCCTTCTGGCATTTCTTTAACACCTGGGCCACCATCTGTCGTGGTGCGTCACCCAAGCTGCCGGACTTCCGCCGAAACTTCTTTGGCGAGTCCACCGCCGTCCTCCGATTCCCCGGAGGAGTGGGCCCGGCGGTGACCTTCGACGTGGACGCGCCTCTCCGGGAGCGTGTCTTTCACTTCAGCGCAGACGCAATTCGCGAGCTGAAAGCAATGGCTAACCGTCGTCCGAGCGGTGGTCACGACCCTGAGGTTTACGGCAAGATGGCGCATGACCCGAAGAATCCCGAAGCGCGCAGCGAGATCTCATCTTTCCAGTCGCTGTGCGCGCAGATATGGCTCGCGGTGACGCGCGCTCGGAAACGTCTGGCGGCCGACGCGACGACGACGTTCCGGATGGCGGTGAACTGCCGGCACCGGCTGCGCCCGGCCATCTCCTCGGTCTACTTCGGCAACGCTATCCAGAGCGcgccgacgacggcgacggtTTCCGAACTGGTACGGAACGACCTGCGGTGGGCGGCCTCCAAGCTGAACGCGACCCTCGCGGCGTACGGCGACGGGACGATTCGCCGCGCCGCGGCGGCGTGGCAGGCCGCGCCCCGGTGCTTCCCGCTGGGCAATCCCGACGGTGCGGTGATCACGATGGGGAGCTCGAACCGGTTCCCGATGTATGAGGGCAACGACTTCGGCTGGGGCCGGCCCCTCGCGGTGCGGAGTGGGCGGGCCAACAAGTTCGACGGCAAGATGTCGGCGTTCCCGGGGCGCGCCGGGGACGGCAGCGTGGAGATCGAGGTGTGCCTGCCCCCGGACACTATGGCGGCGCTGCTCCGCGACGGCGAGTTTATGCAGTACGCGTCGTGCCCGTCGCATCTGTTGTGA
- the LOC133890476 gene encoding josephin-like protein: MKRKGSECTRISPTETSSDMPMISLASRSGRRVPSERERPRQVRGACGSRLLRSARWTAARFYRRARSVVIRAFRSAPSAKKTTAYSPDCTPARNSSRRQQSAPVVVDDSHKSEAVEECIRFMNSSSRKYR, translated from the coding sequence ATGAAGAGGAAGGGGAGTGAGTGCACAAGAATCAGCCCAACTGAGACCAGCAGCGACATGCCTATGATCTCCCTGGCGTCCAGATCCGGCCGGAGGGTGCCGTCCGAGAGGGAACGGCCTCGGCAAGTGCGAGGTGCCTGCGGCTCTCGCCTGCTGAGGAGCGCGCGGTGGACGGCCGCGAGGTTCTACCGGCGCGCCAGGAGCGTCGTCATCAGGGCGTTTCGGTCGGCACCATCAGCCAAGAAAACAACTGCTTATTCCCCGGATTGCACGCCGGCGAGGAATAGTAGTAGGCGGCAGCAGTCCGCACCGGTGGTCGTCGACGACTCACATAAGAGCGAAGCCGTGGAGGAATGCATCAGGTTCATGAACTCCTCGTCGAGGAAGTACCGGTAG